A stretch of DNA from Nitrosopumilus zosterae:
TTTAACGAGGAAGAAACAAGTGGAATTAATTTAACCAATTTTGTGACAGAGATTAACACCGTAGAATACCAACAAAATTCTCAAAGACATACTGCGTAGGTAAATGAAATGAGTTTAGCCCCACAAGAATTAGAAAATACTGCAAGCAAATATGCTTCAGAAGCTATAAAATTTGATTCTCAAGGGGCCCGAGGGATGGCGATAACTCATTATCAGCATGCCATTGACTCTTTGGTAAAATTATTGCAATTATACCCTTCTAGTAAATTAAACCAAATTTACAAAGATCGATGCAACTCTTACCATAACAGAATTAATGCACTACAACAGGCTCACGGTGTTGAACCTGCAGTAGATCCAAAGGCTTCTGAAGAAGAACAGAAGAAATCTGTTCAAAGGCAAGAAGATGAAAATGATTTTGAAGATCTTTTGATGAAAGAAAAACCCAATGTAACTTGGGACCAAGTGATTGGATTAGATGATGCAAAAAGTGCTTTACGTGAATCTATTGTATATCCCACTAAAAGACCTGATCTGTTTCCATTAGGATGGCCAAAGGGCATGTTGCTTTATGGTCCTCCTGGTACCGGAAAAACCATGCTGGCTGCAGCAACTGCAAATGAGATGGACGGATATTTTATCAACGTTGACGCATCTTCAATGATGAGTAAATGGTTGGGTGAAGCAGAAAAAAATGTTTCAAAATTATTTGCTATGGCAAGACAATATGCTGAAAAAGAAGGGAAACCTGTTATTTTGTTTGTGGATGAGGTGGATTCATTGTTAGGTTCTAGAAACAGCGAAGTTGGTGGCGAAGTGCGAACTAAAAATCAATTTTTAACTGAAATGGACGGTGTAAATGGAAAAGGAAAAGATTTGATGCTTTATGTAATTGGTGCAACAAACAAACCTTGGAGTCTTGATTGGCCTTTCCTTAGAAGATTTCAAAAGAGAATTTATGTATCTTTACCAACTCAAGAAGCAAGAGAAAATCTATTTGCACAATATACTGCACCTCTTAGCAAAAATTATAAGGTAAATAATTCTGAATTGGCAAAACTATTTGATGGCTACAGTGCTAGTGATATCAAAGATGTATGCCAAGCAGCTCAGATTAAAACCGTACATGAAATCTTTAATGCTCCAGATTACCATGAACCCGTTGAAGGCGAAGAACCTGTACAACCAAGAGAATTGACCACCTCTGATTTTAAAGATATAATGGCTAGAAGAAAGCCCAGCGTTTCACTTGAAATGATTCGTGCATATCACAAATGGAGTGAAGAGTTCCAAGCACTTTAGATTGCTGACTAACTAAAGTTTCTAAAATTATTTTGCTCTATAATCTTGGTTTTGCGATCAATTTTTTTATTTTGTTTTTCTCATAAAACTTAAATTCGCTTTATAGCGGACTTATCGAGGGTCACAATTACTATAAAGAAATCAAACCACGCAAAAAAGTTTGGAAAACTGATTTTTGATGATGGCACTGTTCTTGATGGGGAAGGTTTTGGCTACTCTACTACTACTTTTGGTGAAATTGTCTTTAATACGGGCATGGTAGGTTACACTGAAGCACTTACAGATCCATCATATAGTGGTCAAATTCTTACTCTTACATATCCTTTAGTTGGGAATTATGGAGTTCCAGATTACTCGATTAAAGATAATGATGGGATCCCAAAATTCTTTGAATCTGAGAAAATTCAAGTTAGGGGTCTTGTGGTTCATGAATTATCTCTTACTGCAAGCCATTGGAATCTCGCTATGACTCTTGATGAATGGCTTTACAACGAAAAAATTCCTGGAATTTCTGGTATTGATACTCGTGAATTAACAAAAAAGATTAGAACTGGTGGAGTCATGATGGCAGCACTAGTTGTGTCTGATTCAGAAATTAATGCTGAGGATATCAAAAAACAACTTGCATCTGCACCACGTTATGACTCTGAACAATTTATGGATTATGTATCTACAAAACAAGAAAAAACGTATGGGGATGAAAATCGTTCTGTCGTGGTTGTTGATACTGGTGCAAAAAATGCCATTATACGAAATATTCGGGAGATTGGTTACAAAGTGATACGTCTTCCTTGGGACACTTCATATGAAAAGATCATGTCTTATCATCCAAAAGGAGTTGTACTTAGTAGTGGTCCAGGTGATCCACAAAAATGTCCTGACACAATAAACACAGCTAAAAAATTAATTGAACACAATGTTCCAACATTAGGCATTTGTTTAGGTGCGCAAATAATTGGCATTGCCGGAAATACTGAAACATACAAACTCAAGTATGGACACCGTGGTCAAAACAAATCTTGTGTCAATTTAGAAAACAATCAAGTTTATGTCACTAGTCAAAATCATGGATATGGAATCACTCCAGAATCCCTTCAAAAATCTGAATTTAATTTATGGTTTACTAATGCAGACGACAAGACAGTTGAAGGAATAAAACACAAAAAGCAAAAGTGTATTGCAGTACAGTTTCATCCAGAAGCTGCACCAGGTCCTTATGATTGCAAGTTCGTCTTTGAAGAGCTACAACACCTTATGGAGGAAGGAACATCTGCCAAAGAATGAAACGTTAAAGAAAATTCTTGTACTTGGTAGTGGGGCAATTAAAATCGGAGAAGCCGGCGAGAGTCGCTAAAACGACCGTCAATTTGACTACTCCGGAAGCCAATGCCTTAAAGCCATACGGGAAGATGGATTAAGCAGTGTTTTAATCAATCCAAACATTGCAACGATTCAGACTGACACTAGATTTGCAGATCAAGTGTATCTTCTTCCTGTAAACCGAGAGTATGTGGAATCAATTATCGAAAAAGAAAGACCAGATGGAATTATGCTGGCATATGGTGGACAAACTGCTCTAAATTGCGGGGTTGGACTAGAAGAATCTGGGATTCTGCAAAAATATAATGTCCAAGTTCTTGGTACCCAAATAAAAGGAATCCAGAGAACTGAGGATAGACAACTCTTCAAAGATTCTATGAACGAATGTAATGTGCCTGTGCTCAAAAGCAAGACTGTAACCAACTTTGATGATGCTAAAAAAATAGCTGAAGAGCTCGAATACCCTGTAATTGTAAGAGTCGCATATACATTGGGTGGTCGTGGAGGTGGGGTTGCCTATAACGAAATTGAATTACATGAAATTGTTGAACGT
This window harbors:
- a CDS encoding AAA family ATPase, with protein sequence MSLAPQELENTASKYASEAIKFDSQGARGMAITHYQHAIDSLVKLLQLYPSSKLNQIYKDRCNSYHNRINALQQAHGVEPAVDPKASEEEQKKSVQRQEDENDFEDLLMKEKPNVTWDQVIGLDDAKSALRESIVYPTKRPDLFPLGWPKGMLLYGPPGTGKTMLAAATANEMDGYFINVDASSMMSKWLGEAEKNVSKLFAMARQYAEKEGKPVILFVDEVDSLLGSRNSEVGGEVRTKNQFLTEMDGVNGKGKDLMLYVIGATNKPWSLDWPFLRRFQKRIYVSLPTQEARENLFAQYTAPLSKNYKVNNSELAKLFDGYSASDIKDVCQAAQIKTVHEIFNAPDYHEPVEGEEPVQPRELTTSDFKDIMARRKPSVSLEMIRAYHKWSEEFQAL
- the carA gene encoding glutamine-hydrolyzing carbamoyl-phosphate synthase small subunit, encoding MIFDDGTVLDGEGFGYSTTTFGEIVFNTGMVGYTEALTDPSYSGQILTLTYPLVGNYGVPDYSIKDNDGIPKFFESEKIQVRGLVVHELSLTASHWNLAMTLDEWLYNEKIPGISGIDTRELTKKIRTGGVMMAALVVSDSEINAEDIKKQLASAPRYDSEQFMDYVSTKQEKTYGDENRSVVVVDTGAKNAIIRNIREIGYKVIRLPWDTSYEKIMSYHPKGVVLSSGPGDPQKCPDTINTAKKLIEHNVPTLGICLGAQIIGIAGNTETYKLKYGHRGQNKSCVNLENNQVYVTSQNHGYGITPESLQKSEFNLWFTNADDKTVEGIKHKKQKCIAVQFHPEAAPGPYDCKFVFEELQHLMEEGTSAKE